The following are encoded together in the Bombus fervidus isolate BK054 chromosome 10, iyBomFerv1, whole genome shotgun sequence genome:
- the LOC139991444 gene encoding regulator of microtubule dynamics protein 1-like, translating to MLRAMELNAKEPPLMYMLGTWCYQVADLTWYQRKIASVIFGEPPSSSFEEALKYFETAEEIDPNFYSQNLLMLGKTYLKLNQKELSMKYLKIALEYPAKNEDDRDAKQEAQKLLKKL from the exons atgctg AGAGCAATGGAACTAAATGCAAAAGAACCACCTCTTATGTACATGCTTGGTACTTGGTGCTATCAAGTTGCTGATTTAACATggtatcaaagaaaaattgcatCTGTAATATTTGGAGAACCACCATCTTCATCTTTTGAGGAagctctaaaatattttgaaaccgCAGAGGAAATTGATCCCAATTTCTATagtcaaaatttattaatgttggGCAAAACctacttaaaattaaatcagAAAGAGCtatctatgaaatatttaaaaattgccctTGAATATCCTGCAAAGAACGAAGATGATCGAGATGCTAAACAGGAAGCACAAAAGTTGTTAAAGAAACTTTAA